Proteins from a genomic interval of Neodiprion lecontei isolate iyNeoLeco1 chromosome 2, iyNeoLeco1.1, whole genome shotgun sequence:
- the LOC124292864 gene encoding major royal jelly protein 1-like, which translates to MTSFFRINWLLPIILACTGLSATELDVIYEWKYVDYVWQSTDQKQDAIEQGVYNHSRILMFDQQPLPDGRRMVTTPKFYNNPATLSTISDATGDGGPLLAPYPDWSWHNKSSGDCSGITSVNRAVIDDCGRIWIVDSGTIGNELICPAKILAFSSTTDELLESFEFSSDLLRGPWNNDTGILEIQVVECSANACDDYWVYIGDVSSYGMVIFNGEKAWRLNDEIFLPSEAGSQFSIAGENFTMGIGPSGFLLTLDGFLKEKYLMFKALSSFKTYAASLEDMHNTQYSGSNVTYYVSNWTASSHEVGKVFTKYGGIVITGFTDETELVCWNLQNPLDNGYVGVLEQSETTLQYISSVKPIIEDGSDIETVWVLTNRFQKYVLGTMNFDEINFRMITADVAALVKDTVCEPEDHEVLDSILDINFLYLKTVSV; encoded by the exons ATGACAAGTTTTTTCCGAATTAATTGGCTACTGCCGATTATATTGGCCTGCACTGGCTTATCTGCGACTGAACTGGACGTTATTTACGAATGGAAATACGTTGACTATGTATGGCAAAGTACGGATCAAAAACAAGATGCCATCGAACAGGGTGTTTACAACCACTCGAGAATCTTGATGTTTGACCAACAGCCACTGCCAG ATGGCCGACGAATGGTAACAACTCCGAAATTCTACAATAACCCGGCGACTCTATCGACGATTTCGGACGCAACCGGCGACGGTGGTCCATTGCTGGCTCCGTACCCAGATTGGAGCTGGCACAATAAGTCATCGGGAGACTGTTCGGGGATCACGAGCGTCAACAGAGCAGTT ATCGACGACTGCGGCAGAATTTGGATAGTGGACTCTGGTACAATCGGCAACGAACTGATATGCCCGGCCAAGATTCTCGCCTTCAGCTCGACGACCGACGAGCTGCTGGAGAGCTTTGAATTCTCGAGCGATTTACTGCGCGGTCCCTGGAACAACGACACGGGAATACTCGAAATACAAGTCGTAGAATGCTCTGCTAACGCTTGCGACGATTACTGG GTATACATTGGCGATGTATCGAGCTACGGCATGGTGATTTTCAACGGAGAGAAGGCGTGGCGATTAAACGATGAGATTTTCCTCCCGTCCGAAGCTGGCTCGCAATTTAGCATTGCTGGAGAAAATTTCACCATGGGCATTGGACCTTCTGGCTTTTTGTTAACTCTCGATGGATTTCTGAAGgagaaatatttgatgtttaaGGCCTTATCTTCCTTTAAGACGTACGCGGCTTCTTTGGAAGACATGCATAATACCCAGTACTCGGGAAGTAACGTCACATACTACGTTAGCAATTGGACAGCATCGAGTCATGAAGTTGGAAAGGTTTTTACAAAATACGGAGGTATCGTCATCACTGGATTCACTGATGAAACGGAATTGGTGTGTTGGAATCTACAGAATCCTCTGGATAACGGCTACGTC GGTGTTCTGGAGCAGAGTGAAACTACCTTGCAGTATATTTCCAGCGTCAAGCCCATAATAGAAGACGGTAGTGACATCGAGACAGTCTGGGTATTGACGAATAGATTCCAGAAGTACGTATTGGGCACGATGAATTTCGACGAGATAAACTTCAGAATGATAACGGCCGACGTCGCTGCCCTTGTCAAAGACACTGTATGCGAACCGGAGGATCACGAAGTTTTGGATAGTATACttgatataaattttctttacctGAAAACTGTATCCGTATAA